A stretch of the Aneurinibacillus migulanus genome encodes the following:
- a CDS encoding Lrp/AsnC family transcriptional regulator, giving the protein MDELDSKLLELLQSEGRMTISELSKKMSLSRPSVSERLYRLQEEGIIDGFTARVFPEAVGRSVVVFVQISDLKAGCREFEQVVEDIPDILECHRVTGTASYFMKAAVANMESLGLFVDKLTPYGRVNTSIVLSSPIRYRCVLPNDDKSDT; this is encoded by the coding sequence ATGGATGAGTTAGATAGTAAACTTCTTGAACTTTTGCAATCGGAAGGGCGCATGACGATAAGTGAACTATCCAAAAAAATGTCCTTAAGCCGACCAAGCGTTTCCGAACGTTTGTATCGATTACAAGAAGAGGGCATTATTGACGGGTTTACCGCACGGGTATTTCCAGAGGCGGTTGGTCGAAGCGTAGTTGTTTTTGTTCAAATCAGCGATCTTAAAGCAGGCTGTCGCGAATTTGAACAAGTAGTTGAAGATATTCCCGATATTCTGGAATGTCATCGAGTAACAGGTACAGCGAGTTACTTTATGAAAGCGGCTGTAGCCAATATGGAAAGCCTCGGGTTATTTGTAGACAAACTTACACCTTACGGACGCGTTAATACATCGATCGTTCTCTCGTCACCGATACGATATCGTTGTGTTCTGCCTAATGATGATAAGTCAGACACCTAA
- the hisC gene encoding histidinol-phosphate transaminase, with translation MSIVQPHIERLHAYSSGIQPPKGNGAIKLNLNENPYPPSTHVLKALHSIDEETLQRYPDALCDELRTALAKLYGVKKEQTLCGNGSSEIISLLFSVFIRAQDRIAIPYPSFSLYHSVAAVHQVECVNVPTQDDFSVNVEWLLESRSNVIVLVNPNAPTGRLLPVSEVERLVKNFPGLVVVDEAYIDFADPHASVIPLIERYANLLVVRTFSKVYSLCGARIGYCFSNEAFIAAMEKGKNLYNVNVISQRLALAALQDQEHMKRTAIAVGHTRDAFSANLQSLGFDVIPSQTNFVLCTPPAHIEDNGARQLYEKLMERNIYVRYFEGSRLSDKLRISIGTDEEMTILYNELHCLLEK, from the coding sequence ATGTCTATTGTACAACCGCATATCGAACGATTACATGCTTATTCATCGGGAATACAACCACCCAAAGGAAATGGTGCAATCAAGCTAAATCTGAATGAAAATCCGTATCCACCATCCACCCATGTGCTTAAAGCACTTCACTCGATTGATGAAGAAACACTACAGCGTTACCCTGATGCGCTCTGTGATGAGCTTCGTACAGCATTGGCGAAGCTGTATGGTGTGAAGAAAGAACAGACACTTTGCGGAAATGGCTCCAGTGAAATTATCTCATTGCTCTTCAGTGTATTTATAAGAGCGCAAGATCGTATTGCTATCCCGTATCCATCTTTTTCGCTTTACCATAGCGTGGCTGCTGTTCATCAAGTTGAATGTGTTAACGTTCCAACACAAGACGATTTTTCAGTGAATGTGGAATGGCTACTTGAAAGCAGGTCAAATGTAATCGTACTGGTAAATCCAAATGCACCAACTGGTCGCTTGCTGCCTGTTTCAGAGGTCGAACGACTTGTGAAGAATTTTCCGGGGCTTGTCGTCGTCGATGAAGCATATATAGATTTTGCAGACCCCCATGCATCCGTGATTCCACTTATTGAACGCTATGCAAATTTGCTAGTTGTACGGACATTTTCCAAGGTGTATTCCTTATGCGGAGCGCGCATCGGCTACTGCTTTTCTAATGAAGCATTCATTGCTGCGATGGAGAAGGGGAAAAACCTTTACAATGTCAATGTGATAAGTCAGAGGCTGGCATTGGCTGCATTGCAGGATCAAGAGCATATGAAGCGCACTGCCATTGCTGTGGGACATACTCGTGATGCTTTTAGCGCAAATCTTCAGTCATTAGGATTCGATGTCATACCATCGCAAACCAATTTCGTCTTATGTACGCCTCCGGCTCACATAGAAGATAATGGAGCCCGACAGTTGTATGAGAAGCTGATGGAGAGGAATATATACGTCCGTTATTTTGAAGGCAGCCGTCTTTCTGACAAATTGCGTATCTCTATCGGTACTGA
- the pdxR gene encoding MocR-like pyridoxine biosynthesis transcription factor PdxR — protein MIELTPTLDELSSEALYMQLYRYIRDEIVAGRIPSNVRLPSIRRLSAHLSVSRTPVALAYDQLLAEGYIRSKPRSGFFAAELELPASIPSLHAGSRSIVSPSPPRAYHAPQDEPGRYDFGYGSIDLASFPLTKWRKLMNRCLLPENSRLLLYGDLQGEPELRKEIAAYLYQIRGVRCRPEQIVVGAGTYHSLDLLFQLLKKEITCLAVEKAVNDGMKALFKQFPFDYRPLRLESDGIRIEEVYASEAQAVYVTPSHQFPFGMTLSIGKRMKLLNWAKERQAYIIENDYDGEFRYSGRPIPSLQSLDDDGRVIYVGTFSKSLTPSFRISYLVLPPLLLEQFRLRRHSYDQLASPIFQKTLQLFMESGDFERHMRKMRSLYHKKHDALLQAIHHAFKDSADSIGAGSGLHVLLRIRNGMSESELVRTAKKEGVNVYPTSPYALKPEFAVPSTVLLGFGGLSIEDIHAGIDRLKQAWSGG, from the coding sequence ATGATTGAACTTACGCCTACACTTGATGAACTTTCAAGCGAAGCTCTATATATGCAGTTATATCGTTATATCCGTGATGAAATCGTAGCAGGCCGCATTCCGTCAAATGTCCGGCTTCCCTCCATTCGAAGACTGTCGGCCCATCTTAGTGTTAGCCGAACACCCGTGGCGCTAGCGTACGACCAACTGCTGGCAGAAGGATATATTAGAAGCAAGCCTCGAAGTGGTTTTTTTGCTGCTGAATTGGAACTTCCCGCTTCTATACCGTCTTTACATGCAGGAAGTCGTTCCATCGTATCTCCTTCACCACCGCGAGCTTATCACGCCCCTCAAGATGAGCCTGGACGTTACGATTTCGGTTATGGCAGCATCGACTTGGCAAGCTTTCCTCTTACAAAATGGCGAAAGCTAATGAATCGGTGTCTGCTGCCCGAAAATAGCAGGCTGTTGCTATATGGCGATTTACAAGGAGAGCCGGAACTCCGCAAAGAAATCGCGGCATACCTGTATCAAATTCGCGGGGTTCGCTGCCGACCGGAGCAAATTGTTGTCGGGGCAGGTACATACCATTCGCTTGACCTGCTTTTCCAGCTACTCAAGAAGGAAATAACCTGCCTAGCAGTGGAAAAAGCCGTCAATGATGGGATGAAAGCATTGTTCAAGCAGTTCCCCTTTGACTATCGCCCCCTTAGGCTAGAAAGCGACGGCATACGAATCGAAGAAGTGTATGCCAGCGAAGCGCAAGCAGTCTATGTGACACCCTCGCACCAGTTTCCATTCGGCATGACGCTATCGATCGGCAAACGGATGAAGCTGCTGAATTGGGCAAAGGAGCGGCAAGCCTACATTATCGAAAACGACTACGACGGCGAATTTCGCTACAGTGGTAGACCCATTCCTTCGCTACAAAGCCTTGATGACGACGGGCGTGTCATTTATGTCGGCACGTTTTCCAAATCACTGACACCTTCATTCCGCATCAGTTATCTTGTCCTGCCTCCCTTACTGCTGGAACAGTTTCGACTCAGAAGGCACAGCTACGACCAATTGGCATCTCCAATCTTCCAAAAAACGTTGCAGTTGTTCATGGAATCTGGCGATTTTGAACGGCATATGCGCAAAATGCGCAGCTTATATCATAAAAAACACGACGCCTTACTTCAGGCCATACACCATGCCTTTAAAGACAGTGCTGATAGCATTGGAGCAGGTTCAGGATTGCATGTTTTGCTTCGGATACGAAACGGGATGAGCGAATCGGAGCTTGTTCGCACAGCCAAGAAGGAAGGCGTCAACGTGTATCCGACCTCCCCGTATGCGTTAAAGCCGGAGTTTGCCGTACCTTCTACAGTACTTCTCGGCTTTGGCGGATTATCCATAGAAGATATTCATGCAGGAATCGATCGGCTCAAACAAGCATGGAGTGGTGGCTAG
- a CDS encoding amino acid ABC transporter substrate-binding protein: MKRFAAIFLVFGMIISIIAGCSSASSSSTDKKLVIGVDDQFAPMGFRDEKNELVGFDIDYARAAGEKMGYEVVFQPIDWKAKESELSSGRIDLIWNGYTINETRKKQVLFTKPYLKNAQIVVTLTKSNISKLDDLAGKNVGLQALSSAQEALNGSTVKSKIKTVSEYKDNVLALSDLKIGRVDAVVIDEVVAKYYMSKEKDTFKILDESLAPEEYGVGVKKGNEKLLNELQKALDEINKDGTAAKISEKWFGEDKVLK, encoded by the coding sequence ATGAAAAGATTTGCAGCAATATTTCTTGTATTCGGTATGATTATATCAATCATTGCCGGATGCTCTAGTGCTAGTAGCAGCAGCACTGACAAAAAATTAGTTATCGGTGTGGATGATCAATTTGCCCCGATGGGATTTCGTGATGAGAAAAACGAACTCGTTGGTTTTGATATCGATTATGCCAGGGCAGCCGGTGAAAAAATGGGATACGAAGTTGTATTTCAGCCAATAGACTGGAAGGCAAAGGAATCCGAACTTAGTAGCGGACGAATTGATTTGATTTGGAATGGCTATACGATTAATGAAACACGAAAAAAGCAGGTATTGTTTACAAAACCATATTTGAAAAATGCTCAAATTGTAGTCACACTGACGAAATCAAACATTAGTAAATTAGACGATTTAGCAGGAAAAAATGTAGGACTTCAAGCATTATCCTCTGCACAGGAAGCATTAAATGGAAGTACAGTAAAGTCGAAAATCAAAACCGTATCCGAGTATAAAGATAATGTTTTGGCATTAAGTGATTTGAAAATTGGACGTGTTGATGCGGTTGTTATTGATGAAGTCGTTGCCAAATACTACATGTCTAAGGAAAAAGATACATTCAAGATTCTAGATGAATCACTTGCGCCAGAAGAGTATGGAGTCGGCGTGAAAAAAGGCAATGAAAAATTGCTGAACGAATTGCAAAAAGCACTGGATGAGATTAACAAGGATGGCACTGCCGCAAAAATCTCTGAAAAGTGGTTTGGTGAAGATAAAGTATTGAAATAA
- a CDS encoding DUF4176 domain-containing protein translates to MKEEIDVNKLLPIGSVVKLKEVEKPVMIYGRKQKQTSTKREYDYVAVPYPEGNISEEYNVFFNRNMIKEVLHKGCETEEEQKLRQELE, encoded by the coding sequence ATGAAAGAAGAGATAGATGTAAATAAGCTGCTTCCTATCGGAAGTGTTGTAAAATTAAAAGAGGTAGAGAAGCCTGTCATGATCTACGGACGTAAGCAAAAGCAAACTTCTACAAAAAGAGAGTATGACTATGTTGCCGTGCCTTACCCTGAAGGCAATATTAGTGAAGAATATAACGTATTTTTTAATCGAAATATGATTAAAGAAGTTTTGCATAAAGGTTGCGAAACAGAGGAAGAGCAAAAGCTTCGTCAAGAGTTAGAATAA
- a CDS encoding amino acid ABC transporter ATP-binding protein → MAIIEVSNVKKSFGNVDVLKNITFTVDKSEVVAVIGPSGSGKSTMLRSLIHLEHVNDGSICVQGDYLVKDGIYANSQDIKQITSKMGMVFQHFNLFPHLTVKENLELAPRYVKKGSKEEISKKSRELLEKVGLSTKADVYPARLSGGQKQRVAIARALMMNPDIILFDEPTSALDPELTGEVLQVIKQLAEEHMTMIVVTHEMGFAKEVANKIMFVDNGEILESGKPEQIFTNPQFDRTRAFINTVL, encoded by the coding sequence ATGGCGATCATTGAAGTTTCAAATGTAAAAAAGTCTTTTGGCAATGTAGATGTACTTAAAAATATTACATTTACTGTAGATAAAAGCGAAGTTGTTGCGGTTATAGGTCCCTCAGGCTCTGGAAAGAGTACGATGCTTAGAAGCCTGATCCACCTTGAGCATGTAAATGATGGAAGCATTTGTGTTCAAGGCGATTATCTTGTAAAAGACGGTATATATGCGAACAGTCAAGATATAAAACAAATTACCTCAAAAATGGGAATGGTGTTTCAACATTTTAATCTATTTCCCCATCTCACTGTGAAGGAAAATCTGGAGCTTGCCCCGAGGTATGTAAAGAAGGGATCGAAAGAGGAGATAAGCAAAAAAAGCAGAGAGCTCTTAGAAAAGGTTGGATTATCTACGAAAGCTGATGTGTATCCTGCCAGGCTCTCAGGCGGTCAAAAACAACGGGTAGCGATTGCCCGTGCATTGATGATGAACCCCGATATTATCCTTTTTGATGAACCGACATCAGCCCTTGATCCGGAGCTGACGGGTGAGGTATTACAGGTTATCAAGCAGCTTGCAGAAGAGCATATGACAATGATTGTCGTTACGCATGAAATGGGTTTTGCTAAAGAAGTAGCAAACAAAATTATGTTTGTAGACAACGGTGAAATTCTAGAATCAGGCAAACCTGAACAAATATTTACCAATCCGCAATTTGATAGAACGAGAGCATTTATAAACACAGTTTTATAA
- a CDS encoding sterol carrier protein domain-containing protein: protein MARIVDLRLFLEKYPFQSQEADCQLTFTLHDPMLEWNQGTFTLAVDKEGKGHLTEGGANATVALERIFKFLPLWRPDLSQGYFSIYWIG from the coding sequence ATGGCCCGTATTGTGGATCTCAGACTTTTTCTGGAGAAATACCCGTTTCAGTCCCAAGAAGCAGATTGCCAATTAACGTTCACTCTGCATGATCCAATGCTTGAATGGAATCAGGGGACATTTACATTGGCGGTGGATAAAGAGGGAAAAGGCCATCTGACAGAAGGTGGCGCTAATGCTACTGTTGCATTGGAACGGATATTTAAATTTTTACCCTTGTGGAGACCTGATCTCTCCCAGGGGTATTTTTCTATATATTGGATAGGTTGA
- a CDS encoding amino acid ABC transporter permease, with the protein MSIDYILNITGSMLEGAQMTILLFLIAIVAAIPLGFVLTLMANSTSKLISWFANSYIYVMRGTPLLLQLLFICFGLPLIPIIGDYLIMDRFVAACLGFILNYAAYFAEIFRGGLLAIDKGQYEASQVLGLSRWQTTTKVILPQMFRVALPAVSNESITLVKDTALLYAVAVPELLHFAQTAVNRDFTIVPFVIAGVIYLLMTLVLTLLFKQLEKKFKFE; encoded by the coding sequence ATGAGCATTGATTACATATTGAATATTACGGGCTCCATGTTAGAAGGGGCACAAATGACGATCCTCTTATTTCTAATCGCCATTGTTGCCGCAATTCCACTGGGGTTTGTTTTGACCTTGATGGCAAATAGTACGAGCAAGCTTATCTCCTGGTTTGCGAATAGTTATATTTATGTGATGCGTGGCACTCCGTTATTATTGCAGTTGCTGTTTATCTGCTTCGGACTGCCCCTTATCCCGATTATCGGCGACTATCTCATTATGGATAGATTTGTCGCTGCTTGCCTGGGCTTCATTCTGAACTATGCGGCTTACTTTGCTGAGATCTTTAGAGGCGGTCTTTTGGCGATTGATAAGGGACAATATGAGGCTTCACAGGTGTTGGGATTAAGCAGATGGCAAACAACAACGAAGGTAATCCTGCCGCAAATGTTCCGTGTCGCGTTGCCTGCAGTTTCTAATGAATCGATAACGCTCGTAAAGGATACGGCGCTTTTATACGCAGTTGCGGTTCCAGAGCTATTGCATTTTGCGCAAACGGCTGTGAATCGTGACTTTACGATTGTTCCTTTTGTTATAGCAGGTGTCATTTATTTGCTAATGACCCTTGTTTTGACACTGCTTTTTAAGCAGCTTGAGAAAAAGTTCAAATTTGAATAA
- a CDS encoding transposase, producing the protein MKRKKYSFEFKCEVVKQALEEQSLGSVARRHQLSSLTIYRWISEYKQGKYNVVVNSKQSTL; encoded by the coding sequence ATGAAGAGGAAAAAGTATTCATTTGAGTTTAAATGTGAAGTAGTTAAGCAAGCTCTAGAAGAGCAAAGTCTTGGTAGCGTAGCTAGACGTCATCAGTTAAGTAGTCTTACCATCTATCGGTGGATAAGCGAATATAAACAGGGAAAGTACAATGTGGTTGTTAATAGCAAACAGAGTACCCTGTAA
- a CDS encoding WXG100 family type VII secretion target, whose product MSANSLTITPSRIKDAAGRLGYEINGLEHIASKMGTYGFSMARLTAVPTGDNVQAVYEQALRMMKKHIEQMRYIEERLHEVADNFQEADEMAVQWEQPSIDTFQRSSSMTFAPVAAMHNSPLAMLYGVPPMFSRDISWQGRAYSFMPLTSATTTKTRTSVPKKENVPFWDTPGIGNFKDEFKFNKDQLSYKAEGSFLDTAPLAGGKKMPLNARILTGAGEMNIPISDKQLVKDLATGSFIGGKAEVSAFESTLKHDDIEAKLKVGTAEAKAGIENYSVGAGAEASAVKLETKKKLFTFFGYSPLEEWFGISPYVGVDISLGGTGVSASVGLQNEVYAADGIGVGVKFGVDIKDD is encoded by the coding sequence ATGAGCGCAAATTCCCTTACTATTACACCTTCCCGCATAAAGGATGCAGCCGGACGATTGGGCTATGAGATAAACGGACTGGAGCATATTGCATCCAAGATGGGTACATACGGCTTTTCCATGGCACGCCTCACTGCAGTTCCTACAGGAGACAACGTACAAGCGGTATACGAGCAAGCGCTCCGTATGATGAAAAAGCACATTGAACAGATGCGCTATATCGAGGAACGATTGCATGAGGTAGCTGACAATTTTCAGGAAGCTGACGAAATGGCTGTACAATGGGAGCAGCCCTCGATAGACACATTCCAGCGTTCCTCTTCTATGACATTCGCTCCGGTAGCCGCCATGCATAACTCGCCCCTGGCAATGCTATATGGAGTACCACCGATGTTTTCCCGGGATATAAGCTGGCAGGGACGAGCGTATTCTTTCATGCCATTAACATCTGCAACAACGACGAAGACAAGGACATCGGTACCGAAAAAAGAAAATGTTCCTTTCTGGGATACGCCTGGTATTGGAAACTTTAAAGACGAATTTAAGTTTAATAAGGATCAGTTAAGTTATAAAGCAGAAGGCAGCTTTCTTGATACGGCCCCATTAGCAGGCGGAAAAAAGATGCCATTGAATGCAAGGATTTTGACGGGCGCAGGGGAGATGAATATTCCCATTAGCGACAAACAATTGGTTAAGGATCTGGCTACAGGCTCCTTTATTGGCGGTAAAGCTGAAGTGAGTGCATTTGAGAGTACGCTTAAGCATGATGACATTGAAGCCAAGCTGAAGGTAGGAACAGCAGAAGCCAAGGCAGGGATTGAGAATTACAGCGTCGGGGCAGGAGCGGAAGCGAGTGCGGTTAAATTAGAAACAAAGAAAAAGCTCTTTACGTTCTTTGGCTATTCCCCCCTTGAGGAATGGTTTGGCATCAGCCCTTATGTGGGCGTGGATATATCGTTGGGTGGGACTGGCGTTAGCGCAAGCGTAGGCTTGCAAAATGAAGTATATGCAGCGGATGGAATCGGTGTAGGGGTGAAGTTTGGCGTTGACATCAAAGATGATTAG
- a CDS encoding MFS transporter, which yields MKRIHYAWMILGLTFLSLLTVQGFRSSFGAFILPWESEFSTTRGMISLLALVSFIVYGLSQPVIGRLIDKVGVRKILSLGTLLVGISAILTFFVTSSLQLFLLYGVIASIGFGGVSGVAASVAVTNWFQEKRGLALGIITAGTSAGQFVLVPTSLFLIEWVGWKTTIVSLGIFLSAIVFPILFICLRDYPEEKGIQRYGEEKSEVLESENPVNETGAFLYVMKTRSFWCLAIPYFICGYTTIGLMDTHFIPFTHYCGYSTKVASVTVSLLAGFNIVGTVLSGQIADHWNNKKFLILLYVVRALSIVLLLIPNQPYFLLIFACLFGLVNFATVAPTSMLAVHYFKQYSVGFVLGLLSLSHQLGSALGAYLPGLLYDVTGNYNVAFTSSIVLLIAAALTSIGLPNGHKRV from the coding sequence ATGAAGAGAATACATTATGCGTGGATGATTCTTGGTTTAACCTTCTTGTCTTTGCTTACCGTACAAGGGTTCCGTTCTTCATTTGGCGCGTTCATCCTTCCATGGGAAAGTGAGTTTTCAACGACCAGAGGAATGATTTCGTTACTTGCATTAGTAAGCTTCATTGTTTATGGACTTTCCCAGCCTGTTATCGGTCGCTTGATTGATAAAGTAGGAGTTCGCAAAATTCTGTCCTTAGGTACGTTGCTGGTTGGAATAAGCGCCATCCTTACTTTCTTTGTAACATCTTCGTTGCAGTTGTTTCTATTGTATGGGGTGATCGCTTCCATCGGGTTTGGAGGAGTCTCAGGGGTTGCTGCTTCTGTAGCTGTGACGAACTGGTTTCAGGAGAAGAGAGGCCTTGCTCTCGGTATCATAACGGCCGGGACAAGTGCGGGTCAATTCGTTCTTGTGCCAACCAGTCTATTTCTGATCGAGTGGGTAGGGTGGAAAACAACGATTGTAAGCCTGGGTATTTTTTTAAGTGCAATCGTGTTTCCGATTCTCTTTATTTGTCTTCGGGATTATCCGGAAGAAAAGGGAATACAAAGGTATGGTGAAGAGAAGAGCGAAGTTTTGGAAAGCGAGAATCCCGTAAACGAAACAGGAGCTTTTCTTTATGTCATGAAAACCCGAAGCTTTTGGTGTCTTGCTATCCCGTATTTTATATGTGGGTATACAACCATAGGATTGATGGATACTCATTTTATACCTTTTACCCACTATTGCGGTTATTCTACCAAAGTGGCGAGTGTAACCGTGAGCTTGCTGGCAGGATTCAATATTGTTGGAACAGTGCTTTCAGGGCAAATTGCCGATCACTGGAACAATAAGAAATTCCTCATCTTATTGTACGTTGTTAGGGCATTATCAATTGTTTTGTTACTTATACCCAATCAGCCGTATTTTCTTCTGATTTTTGCTTGTTTGTTTGGTCTCGTTAACTTTGCAACGGTAGCTCCTACATCGATGCTGGCAGTCCATTATTTCAAGCAATATTCAGTTGGCTTCGTATTAGGATTATTGTCGTTAAGCCATCAATTAGGTTCAGCGCTTGGTGCATATCTCCCAGGCTTATTATATGATGTGACGGGCAATTATAACGTTGCATTCACTTCTTCTATTGTACTCTTGATTGCGGCAGCTCTCACAAGTATTGGCCTCCCTAACGGGCATAAGAGGGTGTAA
- a CDS encoding DNA adenine methylase produces the protein MAETTVVQPFLKWAGGKRQLLPEIRKYIPKHFTHYYEPFIGAGAVLFDLKPHNATINDVNAELINVYNVIRTDVDNLVRDLQKHQNNPEYFYEIRALDRTEAYHHLSPLQRASRLIYLNKTCYNGLFRVNSKGQFNVPFGKYKNPSIVNEDVLRVVSDYLNNNHVTILNEDFEEAVQNAGEGDLVYFDPPYDPVSETSSFTSYSNEGFTRDDQTRLRDLYLELHKRGCYVLLSNSDTPFINEVYQELHTSNPEICIKKVQASRAINSQGAKRGKINEVLVVNFGEGKE, from the coding sequence ATGGCTGAAACGACTGTAGTACAACCATTTTTAAAGTGGGCAGGAGGCAAGAGACAGCTTCTTCCTGAAATAAGAAAATATATTCCGAAACATTTTACCCACTACTATGAACCGTTTATAGGGGCAGGAGCTGTTTTATTCGACTTGAAGCCTCATAACGCGACGATAAATGATGTGAACGCCGAATTAATTAATGTGTACAATGTGATTCGAACAGATGTTGATAACCTTGTCCGCGATTTACAAAAGCATCAGAATAATCCAGAGTATTTTTATGAAATAAGAGCACTGGATAGAACCGAAGCGTATCATCATCTTTCACCGCTACAAAGAGCGTCGCGGTTAATTTATCTCAATAAGACGTGCTATAACGGCTTGTTCAGAGTAAACAGTAAGGGACAGTTTAACGTTCCTTTCGGAAAATATAAAAATCCTTCTATCGTGAATGAGGACGTGTTGAGAGTTGTAAGCGATTATTTGAACAATAATCATGTAACAATCTTAAATGAAGACTTTGAGGAAGCCGTTCAAAATGCAGGAGAAGGAGATTTGGTGTATTTCGATCCCCCATATGATCCGGTTTCAGAAACCTCTTCCTTCACAAGCTATTCAAATGAGGGTTTCACGAGGGACGACCAGACACGTTTACGGGACTTGTATTTGGAATTGCATAAGAGAGGGTGTTATGTGCTATTAAGCAATAGTGATACTCCGTTTATAAATGAGGTTTACCAGGAACTGCATACATCAAATCCTGAGATCTGCATCAAAAAAGTACAGGCCAGCCGAGCCATTAATTCTCAAGGAGCGAAGCGGGGGAAAATTAACGAGGTACTGGTGGTAAACTTTGGCGAAGGCAAAGAATGA
- a CDS encoding Lrp/AsnC family transcriptional regulator, producing MKELDQLDKEIIMMLQEDARHSYTSIAQRLNVSEGTVRIRVNKMLEEEVFEFVIHSNPEKIGLDVSAIISICTELGYQESVAKELNKQSEVRFVGAFSGLYDLIIQAYFASNDKLVEFINQKLGNIEGISSVSVSIELKQYKDCFSYANFRKEENRFVSNA from the coding sequence ATGAAGGAACTAGATCAGCTAGATAAGGAAATCATTATGATGTTACAAGAAGATGCCCGTCACTCATACACTTCTATTGCTCAAAGATTGAACGTTAGCGAGGGAACCGTTCGGATCAGAGTTAATAAGATGCTAGAGGAAGAGGTGTTTGAGTTTGTCATACATAGCAATCCTGAAAAAATCGGGCTGGACGTATCAGCCATCATTTCGATATGTACGGAACTTGGATATCAAGAGAGCGTAGCAAAAGAGCTAAATAAGCAATCTGAAGTAAGGTTTGTGGGAGCATTTTCAGGTTTGTATGATTTAATTATTCAGGCATACTTTGCTTCTAATGATAAGCTTGTAGAATTTATCAATCAAAAATTAGGGAATATCGAAGGAATTTCTTCCGTTAGCGTATCTATTGAGTTGAAGCAGTACAAGGACTGCTTTAGCTACGCCAACTTTAGAAAAGAAGAGAACAGGTTCGTTTCAAATGCGTAA